CGGTCGATGTCATGCATTTCACCTTGATAGAGTATCATCAAAAGATGATTGCCATCGCTGCTAAATTCCATTTCTGCTGAATCGGCGGTAATGATCGCTGTGGTATTCGGTTGTGAATAGTCGTAAATCGTTACGCCATAGAGTTTTGATGTGGTATCGACTGTTTTTCTTGCGAGAATAGAGTAGCCATAAATCATATCGGAGAAGACATTGTCTTTGAGTGCAAAGGCAGGCTTCTGACGCGAAATATCCATCATCAGGACTTTTGCGCGATGATTGGCTTCGGGCAAGACCACGTTACCGAACCGTTCGGCAAGGTAGGTTAAAATCAATCCTGCGCTCAGCACTGGCAAGAGTATGCGCCCGAGCGAAATTCCACCTGCGCGTATTGCCGTCATCTCAAGCGTACTGGTAAGGTTGCCGAAGGTCATCAGCGTTGCCACTAGCGATGCCATTGGGGCAGCCAGCACGACCATCCATGCCATTTGTAGCACCACCAGTTCCGTAATCGTTGCAATCGAAAGTCCTTTGCCTACCAATCGATCCAGTGTGCGTGTCAGGAATTGCACCGTGAAGACGAAAATCACCGTAGAAAATGCAAAGATAAAGGGCGGAATGTGCTGCTTTAAGATGTATTTCGTCAGAATTTTCATCGCTTCGCTGAAAGTCTAATTCGTATCGCTTCGGCGTGTGCGTCCAATTCTTCGGCATCGGCAAAAGCTGCAATATCTTTACCGGTTTTCATCAAACGCGTCTTGGAATATTGAATAATAGAGGTGCGTTTGAGAAAATCTCGTGTGGAGAGCGCAGAGAAAAAGCGGGCGGTGCCACTTGTCGGCAAAGTATGGTTAGGTCCTGCAAAATAATCGCCGACTGGCTCGCTCGAGTACTCACCCAAGAAAATTGCACCAGCATGTTTGAGCTTAGGCATCAGTTCCCATGGACTTGCAGTTTGCACTTCCAAGTGCTCAGGTGCAAGCAGATTGGCAACTTCGCAGGCTTCATCCAAATTTTTGACCAGGATAATTGCAGCGTGCCGCTCTATGGCCGATTGAATGATCGCCTTACGCTTCATTTTGGATAGTCTCACCATCGCTTCCTTCTGCACCTGATCGGCTAATGCTTGCGATGGTGTAATGAGCACGGCAGAGGCGTCTTCATCATGCTCGGCTTGTGAAAAAAGGTCCAGAGTAATGAACGCCGGCTTAGCACTCTCATCGGCAATAATAGCTATTTCCGATGGTCCTGCTATCGAGTCAATTGAGACTTCACCGAAGACCAGACGCTTTGCAATTGCTACATATTTATTTCCTGGACCTGTGATTTTGTCGACTTTCGGGATGCTTTGTGTGCCAAAGGCAAATGCTGCAATTGCATGCGCTCCGCCGAGCTTGAACACCTGCTTTAGACCGACTACACTAGCTGCTGCTGCAATGTATGGATGCACCGTTTGCGACTTTCCCACAGGTGAAGTCAGATAAATCTCGCTCACACCTGCAACTTTTGCTGGAATGACATTCATCAAGACTGATGAGGGATAGACGGCTTTACCTCCGGGCACATAGCAGAGCGCCCGTTCAATTGGCGTGATTTTTTGACCAATAATTACCCCATCACCATCATCGTAGAAAAAACTCTTCTCCAGTTCGTGCTCGTGAAAATGCAAAATGTTTTTAGCTGCCTTCTCCAAAATTTTGATGAGTGATTTTGGGACACTTTTTAGCGCCTGATTGAGCTCTTTTGCTGTAGCTTGGAAAGACTTGAGCTCGACACCGTCGAATTGCTTTACAAAACGCCGTACTGCACTATCGCCCTCTGTTTTGACTGCAACAAGAATTTCTTTGACGCGCTGTTCGGCATCGCTCTCGAGAGCACTGCGCCTTGCAAGCAATGCTTGCAGCGACTGGGGTGAATGATAATGAATTAGAGAAAACACGTGCTCGATTTATGGCTTAAGGTTCTATTGTGATAGATAGCGCTGGCAATTTTTGCAACGATTCCAGAGCATCGATACCGCTTTGACCGCAGAATTCGACTTTTTGCAACTTACCACGAAAGTATTTCAGACGCCCGATGCCCACTTGCGTTTCTACAACTAATGTCCCCATGATTTTTTGAAACACCATGCTTGCCATAGCTTGCGAGAGTGAGGTGTACTGACTTTTCTTCACAGGTTTAGATGCTGGGGCAAACACACTGTTGTCTTCTTTAGAGCTACCTGACGCAAGAGCTCCCAGTTGTGCCGTCGCAGTGCGCCCACCGTTTTGCTCTTCTGTCCGACTGGTCTGCACTTGTTCCAGCAAGCCAGTGTATTGCTTGACAAGGTTTTTGAGCGACTCTACATTGATGGGTTTCAAAAGGTAGGCACTTGCGCCAAGCGAGAGTGCTTCCATCATGGTTTCTTTTTGATCAAGACTGCTGATAATGACTGTTAGCGGCAGTGTGATTTGTGGCATTTGCTCCACAGCGCGCAGCAACTCCACACCTGACATTTTTGGCATTGAGATGTCGAGCAGAACAAGGTCGTAGTATTGCTCAGAAATTTTTCTCAGTCCTACATACCCATCGGATGCATGCTCTATCTTTAAGTTAAATCTTGACAGGGCTGCAGCATAGTACTGAAACTGTGCAGGGTCATCATCAATTACAAGAAGCGCCGGTTGCGTTGAAGTCATGATGTGTTTGTTCAGATGAATTTGGAGTTTTTCCTTCTGTACTGTAAGCAGGCAGTGCTATAAAAAACGTGGTGCCTCTACCTTCACCTTCTGACTCTGCCCACACTTTGCCGTCGTGAAGTTCCACAAGTTGCTTGACAATTGAAAGCCCTAATCCCGTCGAGCTTTCTCCAGCTGTTGGGCGCGCTGAGAGTTTTTGAAATTTAGTAAAAAGTTTGGGGATCTCATCTGCTGCGATACCCGGTCCTTCATCGCGCACCATAACTTCAATGACATCACTGAGGTTTAATTGTTCTGGCCAGTCGGTTCTACGTCGCCAATGACTTTGTCCTAGAGGGATTTTCTGCACTGTCACAAAGATTCTCTTGTTTGGCGGCGAATACTTGATTGCATTTGAAATCAGGTTTTCCAACACTTCCATGAAGCGCTTGCTATCGACCATGGCATAACACTCAGGCTGTGCGTCACAGTAAATCGTTTGTCCTTTTTTTTCAGCGTTTACTCGATTAAACTCTACCACCAGGGCGGCAAGCGAGCTAATGTTAGTTGGCGCAAGCTGCAGTTCGAGCTTGCCTGCTTGCGCTGCGCTGCTTTCTAGAAGTTCTTGGATCAGCAAGAGCATCTTGCGCGCCGCATCCTCAATTTGCATTGCAAACTTACCTACGCCTTCTTTTTCTTTCATTAATTGTGCAAATCCAATGATGACCTGAAGTGGATTTTTGAGGTCGTGTGCGGCAATGGTCAGCAGTTCCGTTTTGAATGCACTGGCTTCTTCGGCAATTTTGCGCTGCTCGGCAAGCTCATCACGCTGACGCTCCATTATAGCAAGCGCTTCAGAGAGTTTGCGATTGGCTTCCATCGCACGTTCGTGCTCTCTTTCGGCTTCATCATGTTTTTCCGCCAATTTTTGCAGGGCTTGCTCGAGTGCGCGATTGGCTTTTTCTAATTCTCTGCGCTCAATGTATAAATCAGCTTGCACAAGTTCTGCTTCAGTGCGCAGTTGAGCTTGCACATGTGCCATTCGTTCATAGACTTCTGCGCGTTTCTTTTCATTTTCGGCTTCTGCTTTACGACGACGCATCAAGACAAAAAATAATGCGGCGGCTATCACACTGACCACCACGCTAAATCCAGCTAAGAGTGAAATCGCAAAGCGCAGTTGCACTTCACGTTCTTTTTCTTCTTTTAGCACTTTCAGTGCCTCATCTTTGCGCTTGCTTTCGAATTCTTCTTCAAGGTAGGCAATGTTGCGTTCACGTTCTTCCGACAAGATTGAATCGCGCAACAAAAGGTACTGCCCCTGAAAAGCAACCGCTTGCTTAAAGTCGCCTTTTGCTAAAGCAATATCTGTAAGCACACGGTAGGCTTCACTCTCCTCTTTCTTTGCTTTGATACGCAGCGCCGCATCTATGGCAAAAGAAGTGTTCTTGAGGGCTTGCTTATATTCACCTAGTGCAAGGTATGCTTCTCCTAGGCGTATGTGTGTTGCCGCAATGTATCGAGTCTGTCCAAGTTTTTCATAGAGTGAGCACGCTTTTGCATAATGCGTCAGTGCCTGACGTGCTAAGCGTCTTTTCATGTCTACATCACCAAGTGTGTTTAGTGCTGCGGCTTTGTAAAACGCATCGCCAATTGAATCTGCCAGCGCTAACGCTGCCCACGCATGCCGCATAGCTTCATCTAGCTGATATTGTTTTAACATCGTCATTGCCAGTCCATTGTGGATCGAAGCTAATCCCGGCTTGTAATTCAACTTCTCGCATATTTTCAGTGCGCTCTGTTGATGGTAGAGTGCGCGGTCATATTTCATTTGGCTACTGTATATCTCACCAATGTGGTTGTGCGACCAGCTTATATCCTGCTCATTGCCCAAAGAATTGCGAATCTGCAAGGCTTTGTAGTGAAAAGAAAGTGCTGCATCAGGAACACCGAGATCGTTATAGATG
The sequence above is drawn from the [Chlorobium] sp. 445 genome and encodes:
- the hisD gene encoding histidinol dehydrogenase — encoded protein: MFSLIHYHSPQSLQALLARRSALESDAEQRVKEILVAVKTEGDSAVRRFVKQFDGVELKSFQATAKELNQALKSVPKSLIKILEKAAKNILHFHEHELEKSFFYDDGDGVIIGQKITPIERALCYVPGGKAVYPSSVLMNVIPAKVAGVSEIYLTSPVGKSQTVHPYIAAAASVVGLKQVFKLGGAHAIAAFAFGTQSIPKVDKITGPGNKYVAIAKRLVFGEVSIDSIAGPSEIAIIADESAKPAFITLDLFSQAEHDEDASAVLITPSQALADQVQKEAMVRLSKMKRKAIIQSAIERHAAIILVKNLDEACEVANLLAPEHLEVQTASPWELMPKLKHAGAIFLGEYSSEPVGDYFAGPNHTLPTSGTARFFSALSTRDFLKRTSIIQYSKTRLMKTGKDIAAFADAEELDAHAEAIRIRLSAKR